A region of the Stieleria neptunia genome:
GCAACGCTATTTTCTTGTCACCCATTTTCTTGTCTTTTTCGTCTTCTCCTACCCCATTTTTCTGCCCCCCTTTTTCTGCCAACTTCCCCTGCCCCCGCCATCACTTGGTCGCCGTGTACGCGTATCGATTCCCATCCCCCTCGAATAATCCGGCGGTGTTCCACGGAGCGATCAAGTTTCGCAATTGATCGACCACTTCGCCGTCATCCGCATCGGAGTCGATGACATTGGCAGACTGTTTGACCGCCGCGACAAACGCCTCGTCGTCGGCTTGCCACAACCGGCCGGGCATCTCCCCGCGTCCGATCCGTTCTTCACAGGCGATCGCGGCGGCAAAATAAACCATACAGGATGCAACGAATCGCGGAAACGAGTGCAGCGAGCTGTACTTCATGGCTCTGTACGCCATCGCGATCATTTGATCGACGTGGCATGCTTCGGCAAGAATCGACGCTCGATAGCGCCCGATCCGTTCGCCTGGATGGTTCGCCAATAGAATGTCCGCCAACCGTCCCACACCCGCCAACGCGTGGGCGATCCCGGTGCTGTGCAGCGGATCGATTGTCGCCGCCGTCGTCGGCGTCATCAGACAATTTGTCGCGACGACGGGATCGTGCAGGCGTTGAATCCGGCCGATCGTGGCGACAGCGGAACCCGGCGCCACCAGTACACTGTCGCGAAAAACGCGATTGAGCGTCGCATCACCGCTGAATCGATCGTTCAGGGCGCGAGTCGCCCGCTGCAACGTGTCGTGATGCGTCGACGCGTCACCGGGGAGCGGCGATACGACCCCGACACTGGTGATGCCGTTGTTCATCCGCAGCATCCAGACCCAGCCATCGTCGATCAAATGGTGTTGCGCCGCCGCATCGGCATCAAACGGTTGCGATGCGCGGCGATCGCCGTGGATCGAATTAAAAAGTTCCGAGTAGGACTCGACGCCACGAAAATGCGCATAGGCGGCACAGGTCTTGGTGGTCAACCGCTCCGTGATCGGGGCTACCCCCAGCAATCGCGCCGACACCGCCGCAGCGCCGGACGCATCGACGACGAAGGCCGCGGTGATGGGATCGCCGGATGCCAGGTGAATTCGCGATTGGGCGGAATCCGACAAATCCAGCGACGTCACGGAGACGTCTTCCCTTGCATCGACTCCCGCGTCCAACGCTTTTCGAAACAGATAGGCATCGACGTCGCTGCGATACCAGTGCGTGTCGCTGTTGGAGTCCGTCGGGCTGGCCGCGACGATCAGCGATCGTTCCCCTAACTGCGATTCGACGTTCCAGCGACGGTGGTCGAAGTAGCTGAAACCGCGTTTCATCCCACAGGCCAGTTCCGGCAACGTCTGCCGCCAGCGACCGTAGGCGGAAAGATTTTCCAAGTCGGCAAGACCGTATTGTTGGCCGAGTCGGCGGAGCAGCAGGTCGGCGATCGGTGTGGAAGATTCTCCGATCGCGAATCGGGGATGCCTGGCCGCATCGAGCAAGGCCACGCGGCGACCGCGCGATGCCAGGATTCTGGCCAGGATCGATCCGGAAAACCCGGAGCCGATGATGGCGACGTCAAACCGCTTGTTCATAACAGGTTCGCGTCTTGTTCAAGGATGGCGGATTCGAATCGTTCCAGCAGACGCCGCCGCGGTTCGCTCAGTGCCTCGCCCGCGATCTCCCACAGGTCCACGCTCAAGCACGCCTCGGAACGCACATCATCGAGCGAAGCGGCGTACAGATCCACTAGGTGTTCCAGTTCAATCCGCGGCAATGAATTCGCCGTGCCGTTCCAGCCGTGGCCGGCCCGCGCCGGAATCAAACTGATGTGGCGGGCGCCGGCGTGCAGCGCGTGACGGATGGACAGTCGCGCCCATCGCATCGATTCTTTCACCGACAACTGTGGTGCACCGACGATCAAAAAGACACGCAGATCGATGCCGTCGGCATGCAACGCGTTGGCATACCGATCGAAATCATCGCGAGACATCTGTTTGCCGAGCCGCTGGAGCATCCTCGGCTGCACCGTTTCCAGTCCGACGGCGACCTCCAGCTTTCCGGTGACGTGTTGACGAAACCGATCATGGCGGTGGCTGCCGAAACGCGGGTGGTTTTCGATGATCACCCGATCATAGCCGGCACACAGTTGGCCGATCGTCGCGTAGTCTTGCGGAGGTATACTGGACGGATCAAAGAAATTGCCGCTGTTGTACAACTTGATCCAAGACGCTCGCTCCAGACGCTGTTGGGCATAACGGATTTGGGTCGGAATCGCCCCCGGTTGTGATGGATGGGACAAGGTGTTGCGGTGCAAATCGCACATCGAGCAACCGATCGGGCATCGGCTGGCGGTCAAGAAGACGGTGGCGACATCGACGATTCCCTTGGTTCCGCACCCCTGCCTGATCGGCTCGCGTTCGTTCAGGAAGGCGTAGGGGCGCTGGGGGTCGAGCACGGCGGACAAAACGGTTAGACGAAAATGAACAATGCGATCGAGGAATGCCCGAATTGTAACGCGCGCATCCATTCCCGCGCATCGCAGTGCCCGTGGTGCGGCCAGCAACGTGACTTGCCCACGTTGCAACCCGTTCGAAGGCGTCTGTCGCTGGGGGCGTTGATCACCATCTTGACGTTGGCCGCGTTGTTGATGTGGCTGATGTCGTTGAAACCGCCCAGCGCGATGCCCTAGCCCGGTCGGTATCTTCTAGCGGCAGGGCGCGAGGCCTCCGGTCTTTCATGGAGTTTTTGAAACGCGACAGCCCGCTCGCGCCGTTCCGCTAACATCGCGTCAAACACAGGAAAGACATGCTTCACAGCGTTCACCCCGAGGGCGCCGTCGGAACTGTCATATCCGGAACTGCCGGACGAGCCGTTTCGAAGCGACCCCCGTCGCGAGCTTGATCTTTAATTCTTCAAGGAAAACAAGGGGAAGCATTGCGAGCAAGACGATAGCCACTTCTGCACGAGAGAACACGATCAACGATCCGTGGAACTCGTGAAGCAAACGCTGCAAAACCAAACGGTAGTGTCGGCGAGTGATGATCGAACTAGCAAGACACGATCTGGCAAGTGCTCACCGGCACAGGTCACCACCACCACCGATTCAGCAGCCGAAGCGCTGGCAAGACCCTTCCAAAACTAATTCATGGAGAATCACGATGCGTCGTGTAATCGTACCTGCTTTGTTGGCCGTCGCTCTGGTCGCAAGCACCTCGTCAAACGCAAGCGCGTTTGGCCTGTTGGAAAAACTTTGTAAAAGCGGTTGTGACACCGGTTGTGCAGCTGAACCCGCTTGCGGCTGTGAAGTCGCTTGCGAACCTGCATGCGGATGTGAAGTGGCCGTTCCTTGTGGATGTGCAGCCGAGCCGATGTGCGGCTGCGAAGTTGTCGATCCCTGCGGTTGCGACAGCGGCTGCAAAAAGCATGGCGGCCTGCTCGCCAAGCTGTTCGGTCATCGTGGCGGATGCGGATGCGACGCCGGTTGCTGCGACGTCGAGCCGGCTTGCGGTTGCGAAGTTGCTGCTCCTTGCTGTGCACCCGAACCAGCCTGTGGCTGCGAAATCGCTGCTCCGGCTTGCGGATGCGAAGTCCCGGCTTGCGATAGCTGCTGCGGACCGAAAAAGAGCCACTTCGGCTTGCTGAAGAAACTGTTCAGCAAGAAGAGCAGCTGCGGATGCGACATGGGTTGTGCCGCTGAGCCGACTTGTGGCTGCGGATTCGTCGAGCCGGCTTGCGGATGCGAAGTCGCTGCTCCTTGCGGATGCAACTGAGACTGAGTAAGAGATGCCGAGGATCGGGACGACATTCCTCATGGAGTTCCCGCCAAGCACCCTGTTCCAACCGGCTGACTTAGGAGACGACTCGCATCTTCTCCCTGGTGAGTGACCCGAGTCAGCTGTGCAACGCTCCGAGCCGATTCCGATTTCGAAGCGAATATCTCGAAAGCCCCGATGGTTTGAAAAAACCATCGGGGCTTTTTTTTTGCGAAGGGTACGAATTCGCCAGGACACGATTGCGCTAGGGTAATATGGCGGGTGGGGCCGTCGTCTGAATCGGCGGCGATCCTCCCGTTTTTCCGATCCAGTCTCTTCCGCACCCAACCCAGGATCAGGTCGGCTGATGCTCGAAACCCCATCGTCGGTCCGTGTCAATCAACGCAACGCGATCGTGATTGCAGTGCTGTTGGGGGCCGCCGTTTTGATGTTGGCGACCGTGTCACCGGTATGGCTGATCTGTCTGCCCCTGGTGCCGCTGGCGTACTGGTGGTGGCGGCGGCGAACACTCCGCCGGCTGCGGGTGATGGCCGAGCCGTTTCCGGGTGAGCTGGAAGCCGCACTCCGGCAGCAGGTCGCTTAGGACCGTCGGAAGAATAAGTGGCGGGGATTGATTGTGGGATAGGCTTCCAGCCTGTCGTTTTCGCCATGACAGGCTGGAAGCCTATCCCACTTATTCTTCCGACGGTCCTTACTTTCGTGCCCTCGATGATGCCGGCCGCGAGCGTTTTCGCAATCTCGTGAAAGTCTTTTTGGACGAAACTCCGATCACCGGCATTCGCACCGACGTCGACACCACCACGCGGGCACTTGTCGCCGCCAGCGCGATCATTCCGGTGTTCGGTTTCGACGATTGGGAATACTCGGGGTTGGGTGAGGTGCTGATCTACCCCAATGCGTTCGGCGACGATTACAGCACGTCGGGTGAAAACGACAACGTCGATCGTCGGACCTTGGGCATGGTCGGCCTGGGACACCTGAGCGGAGTGATGATCCTGTCCAAACCCGATCTGATAGCGGGGTTTGAAAACCCCGAAGACAAACGCAACGTCGGGATCCACGAGTTTGCGCATCTGGTCGACAAGGCCGACGGAAGCATCGACGGCCTGCCGCCGGGCGCCGGACTCGCGACCGCGGGGCCGTGGATTCAGTGGATCGGGGAAGAGCTGAAAAACAAACCCCGGGGGCGTCACCACATCGATCAGTACGCCTACACCAACGAAGCGGAGTACTTTGCGGTGTTGTCGGAATACTTTTTCGAAGCCCCGGACGTGCTGCAGGCCAAGGCACCGAAGATCTACGAGATGTTGCAGCACATGTATCGCCAGAACACACGCAGCTTTCTATCCGGTGTCATGCGTCGGCCCAAGCGGGTGAGGCGGAATGCCAAGTGCCCTTGTGGGAGCGGGGAAAAGTTCAAACACTGCTGTCGGCGGAAACGATAGACGCGACCCAACCCTCTTTCATGACGATTCGACTCCATGTTTTTTGCCAGTGACAATTGGGCCGGCGCGGCCGACGAAATCGCCGCGTCCCTGCAACGGCATTCGGGCGGTTTCTCTCCCGCCTACGGCGCCAGTGATCTCGACAAGCAATTGGAACAACGCTTCAACGAGTTGTTCGAGCGCGAAGTCGCGGTGTTTTTTGTCGGTACCGGAACCGCCGCCAATTCGCTGGCGCTGTCGGCCGTCAATCGCCCCGGCGGGTTTGTGCTTTGCCATCGCGAGGCTCATTTGATCGAAGACGAATGTGGCGCGCCGGAATTCTTTACGTCCGGCGCCCGACTGGCACCGATCGATGGTTCGTTCGGGAAGATCGATCCAAACGCACTTCGTCGCGGTCTGCAACGCTTTGATCCGGAGTTCGTCCACCACGG
Encoded here:
- a CDS encoding NAD(P)/FAD-dependent oxidoreductase, producing MNKRFDVAIIGSGFSGSILARILASRGRRVALLDAARHPRFAIGESSTPIADLLLRRLGQQYGLADLENLSAYGRWRQTLPELACGMKRGFSYFDHRRWNVESQLGERSLIVAASPTDSNSDTHWYRSDVDAYLFRKALDAGVDAREDVSVTSLDLSDSAQSRIHLASGDPITAAFVVDASGAAAVSARLLGVAPITERLTTKTCAAYAHFRGVESYSELFNSIHGDRRASQPFDADAAAQHHLIDDGWVWMLRMNNGITSVGVVSPLPGDASTHHDTLQRATRALNDRFSGDATLNRVFRDSVLVAPGSAVATIGRIQRLHDPVVATNCLMTPTTAATIDPLHSTGIAHALAGVGRLADILLANHPGERIGRYRASILAEACHVDQMIAMAYRAMKYSSLHSFPRFVASCMVYFAAAIACEERIGRGEMPGRLWQADDEAFVAAVKQSANVIDSDADDGEVVDQLRNLIAPWNTAGLFEGDGNRYAYTATK
- a CDS encoding zinc-dependent peptidase: MWDRLPACRFRHDRLEAYPTYSSDGPYFRALDDAGRERFRNLVKVFLDETPITGIRTDVDTTTRALVAASAIIPVFGFDDWEYSGLGEVLIYPNAFGDDYSTSGENDNVDRRTLGMVGLGHLSGVMILSKPDLIAGFENPEDKRNVGIHEFAHLVDKADGSIDGLPPGAGLATAGPWIQWIGEELKNKPRGRHHIDQYAYTNEAEYFAVLSEYFFEAPDVLQAKAPKIYEMLQHMYRQNTRSFLSGVMRRPKRVRRNAKCPCGSGEKFKHCCRRKR